The sequence TTTGCCCGCAAATTCGACGGAACCGTTGATGCAGGAATCTTGAGTATATTAGAGTCGAATCTACGTAGTAGTAGGTCAGGAGCACGGGGCTTCTGACCTACTATTTTGTATTTCAGCTAATTGTTACGAGTTACCCGCAACAAGTTTTATCCCTAAGCTCTCTGGTATTTTTTTACTCCTTCCTGATAAAGGTTACCTCCGTGACAATCCTGAACCACGATTGCGGGAAAATCTTTTACCTTGTACTTGCGAATCGCCTCAGCCCCTAACTCTTCCCAGGCAACCAGATCATTGGAAATGACAGATTTGGCAATCAGAGCTGCAGCACCGCCTACTGCGGCAAAATAGACCCCTTTATATTTTTTCAGAGCCTCTGATACAGCAGCCCCCATCTCTCCCTTGCCGATCATCCCTTTTGAGCCGGCCTGGAGAATTCTGGGAGCATATTTGTTCATCCTGCCAGAGGTTGTTGGTCCGGCAGAGCCGATGACCTTACCTGGCCGGGCAGGGGAAGGTCCGACATAGTAAATCAATTGTCCTTTGAGATCGAAGGGCAACTTCTCGCCCCGGTCTAACATCTCCACCATTCTCTTATGAGCAGCATCCCTGGCTGTATACAGTTCACCGGTGATCAAAACATTATCTCCCGCATTTAAACTCTCGACCACCTGGTCAGTCAGAGGGGTAGTGATTCTTTTAGGTTCCGGCATTTTTTACCTCCAGTTTTTATCATTTTATTTTTTAGATAACAGCCTCTTTATGTCTTGCTGCATGACACTGGATATTGACCGCGGCTGGGAAAGAGGCTATGTGGCAGGGATAGGTCTCTACGTGAACGTCCAGAGCAGTCACTCTCCCCCCAAAACCCTGAGGGCCTATCCCTAACTTGTTTACCTTCTCCAGTAATTCCTCTTCTAATTTGGCATAAAAAGGATTCGGATTCCTTTCACCCACTTCCCTCAATAGGGCTCTTTTAGCCATCTCAGCGCATTTCTCGAAGGTCCCGCCGATTCCCACTCCGACGATTATCGGCGGGCAGGGATTGGAGCCTGATCTTCTGACCATATCGATGACGAACTCCTTTACCCCCTCTACACCATCCGAGGGTTTCATCATCTTGACTTCGGACATATTCTCGCTTCCGCCGCCCTTGGGAGCAACTGTTATCTTCAGCTTATCACCCTTGACCACGTTCATATGTATGACCGCAGGGGTGTTATCTCCGGTGTTCTTTCTTTCAATGGGGTCTCCTAAAATGGATTTCCTCAAATATCCTTCCTTATATCCCTGCCTGACCCCTTCATTGATTGCGTCAAACAGGTTACCATCCTTGACAAATACCTGATCCCCCATATCCACGAAGACCACTGCAAACCCGGTATCCTGGCACAAGGGGAATTCCCCCTGCTTGGCTATCTGCACGTTCTCTATAATCTGGTTTAAAGTCTCCTTTGAAGTCGGGGACTCCTCTTTCTGGTATGCTTCCTTCAAAGCCTTCTCCACATCTTCGCCTAAATTGTAGTTGGCATCAATGCAGAGATCTTTAACCTTACTTATGATGTCCTTTACTGAGATCTCTCTCATAAATCCTCCTTTTCCGCCTGAGGCGGGGACTATTTGGTTAACTCTAATATCCCATCGATTAAATTATTCAAACCTTCGCCAAGGTCAGTAATGTTTGCCTTTATCTGGGAGCCAGGCGTAGTTACCAGCCGGTTCTCAGAATCTATTATCGCTTCAGAAGCCTTGGTTATCACGTGATTGACCCCCATTTTCTCAAGCTGGCTGGATAGTTCCGGGTCGTTACCTGAAGTTAAGGTCAGGGGAGAATCAACTAGGTCCTTCAAACAGGAAGCGAGCACCACAGAAGCCACTCCACATGCGGCAATCGGCTTTTTACGCCGGTAAATCTCCCGGATGAATTTTTTCAATTCTGGATCGACTTTTAAGATTGGATTTTTCTCCTCCGATTGGGTAAAATTCTTCAGTATCCCTTCACCGCCTGTCAGTATCAAGGCAGAAAGGGTATCCGAGCCGGTTTCTTTTAGCTCTTTCAGATTTCCACGAACCAGCATAGCAGTCTTTGAAAAGAAGTCTTGATGGGGCAAAGAGGTCTTCTCACTGCTTGAGTTTTTCTGGGAATTAATGGGCGGAGAAGAAAAGAAAACAGTTTTTATCTTTCTTTGTTCCAGAAAATAATACAGCAGCACCGCCTCCCAGATGTCAGTGCCATCCTGATAGCCGCAGCCGCTCAAAAAGATGCCGATCGGTTTCATCGAAGGAAAAGTTAAAATTTTAAAGAGCAGTTTTTTCTCTGGTAACCCGGACTCTATACGGGCGACCACGCGGGTCGCCCCTACGTGATGCTCTCTGTTGGTCTCCTGACCAACAGAAACCTGTTTTTTCTGTAAGGCAAACCTTTAGGTTTGCGTCTTTTCTTTGCTCCGCCTTCAGCGGAGCCCTACGAAATATAAACCAAACCTTGTGAAATATTTATCAAGAAAGGACAAAAATTTTAAGCGTAAACGCTAACTGTTTTCCTCTCCCTTCCCTTATTCTCGAATTTAACCAGCCCTGTAATCCTGGCAAAAAGAGTATCATCCTTACCCATACCCACATTTAGTCCCGGATGGATTTTAGTCCCTCTCTGCCGGACTAAAATAGAGCCAGCCAAGACCTTTTCTCCAGAGAATTTTTTAACACCTAATCTCTGACCATGTGAATCCCTTCCGTTTCTGGAACTACCTACACCTTTCTTATGCGCCATTACAAAAACCTCCTTCTTAAGCTAAAAGAACTCAATAACATCTGTGCATAACCCGTTTTGCAGGGCTGTCCCGCATACTGCGGGATGCCTATGTAAGCACAGCGAATTAGTCTCTCGTAGGTCTGGCACCCATGCCCGACCAAAATGCTCTACTTTTTCAGAGACCTTAAAAATTCAAAACATATCAAAATTTAAACCCAATTCTCTAATACGGAGACTTGGGTTCAAAAGTTAATAAACTTTTCCCTTTTTGGCAAGGGAAATCTGGTTAAGATTTCAGAGATTTCCTGATCTCCCCTTCTTCCCTGACTTTCATACTGAAGCTGAGACTATCATCTCCTCCCCGGTCTACAGCCACCTGACAGTCTCTCTTGAACTGCCCTTTCAGGATTTCTTCAGCCAGCGGATCTTCTAAATATTTCTGAATTGCCCGCTTTAAGGGTCTGGCTCCAAAGGTTGGATTATAACCTTTTTCCGCTAAGAACACTTTAGCTTTATCAGTCAGCTCAAAGGAAATACTCTTTTCAGACAGGCGCTTTGACACGTCCTTAAGAAGTATCTCAATTATCTGCATTATCTCTTCCATACCCAAGGGCTTGAAGATAATCACCTCATCGATCCGGTTTAAAAGCTCGGGGTTGAAAGTCCTCTTGAGCTCATCGGTGATCTTATGTTTCATCTGTTCGAAACTGGAGACTAAATCATCCTTCTGAAATCCCATGGCTTTCCCGGATTTTATCTCCCTGGTCCCCATATTGGAGGTCATAATAATCACGGTGTTCTTGAAATCAACCCTTCTGCCGAAGCTGTCAGTTAAAGCCCCATCGTCTAACATCTGTAAAAGTATGTTGAAAACCTCTGGATGGGCTTTTTCGATCTCGTCTAAGAGCACGACCGAATATGGCTTTCTTCTTACCTTTTCAGTAAGCTGTCCGCCCTCCTCATAACCCACATATCCCGGAGGCGCACCTATCAAACGGGAGATTGAGAATTTCTCCATATATTCAGACATATCTATCCGGACTAAAGACTCCTCATCCTCGAACAGGAATGCAGCTAAGCATCGAGCCAGCTCAGTTTTTCCTACTCCGGTCGGACCTAAGAAGATGAAGGAACCAATGGGTCTTCTGGGGTCTCCCAATCCTGCTCTTGACCGGCGAATGGCCTTAGTAATGGCAGCAACTGCCTCATCCTGCCCAACCAGACGTTTCTTGATCTCCTCTTCCATCCGCAAGAGCTTCTTTGATTCTTTCTCCTCTAATCTGAAAACCGGGATGCCGGTCATCTTTGAGACCACCTGGGCAATATACTCAGCTGTTAAAATGACCACCTCTTTGCTTTTCTCCTCTTCCCATTTTCTTTTGAGCGATTCGAGCTCTTCCTTTTTGAACTTCAGCTCATCCCTTAGTTGGGCAGCCCTCTCAAACTCCTGATTTTTGACTGCCAAGTCCTTGTCCTTCTGGAGTTGCAAAATCCCCTGCTCTAATTCTCCGAACTCCGGGGGCTTGGTATAAGTGGAAAGATGAGCTCGCGACCCTGCCTCGTCGATAACATCCAG comes from Candidatus Zixiibacteriota bacterium and encodes:
- a CDS encoding Fe-S-containing hydro-lyase; this encodes MPEPKRITTPLTDQVVESLNAGDNVLITGELYTARDAAHKRMVEMLDRGEKLPFDLKGQLIYYVGPSPARPGKVIGSAGPTTSGRMNKYAPRILQAGSKGMIGKGEMGAAVSEALKKYKGVYFAAVGGAAALIAKSVISNDLVAWEELGAEAIRKYKVKDFPAIVVQDCHGGNLYQEGVKKYQRA
- a CDS encoding fumarate hydratase, producing the protein MREISVKDIISKVKDLCIDANYNLGEDVEKALKEAYQKEESPTSKETLNQIIENVQIAKQGEFPLCQDTGFAVVFVDMGDQVFVKDGNLFDAINEGVRQGYKEGYLRKSILGDPIERKNTGDNTPAVIHMNVVKGDKLKITVAPKGGGSENMSEVKMMKPSDGVEGVKEFVIDMVRRSGSNPCPPIIVGVGIGGTFEKCAEMAKRALLREVGERNPNPFYAKLEEELLEKVNKLGIGPQGFGGRVTALDVHVETYPCHIASFPAAVNIQCHAARHKEAVI
- the rpmA gene encoding 50S ribosomal protein L27, with product MAHKKGVGSSRNGRDSHGQRLGVKKFSGEKVLAGSILVRQRGTKIHPGLNVGMGKDDTLFARITGLVKFENKGRERKTVSVYA
- a CDS encoding ATP-dependent Clp protease ATP-binding subunit: MNEMFSEKARKVIEYARDEASRLRHDYIGTEHLLLGLTRLGEGRAIEILTNIGIDLSELKQSIEDVVQPSGGTLTMGQLPLTARAKKTLEVSSQEARALKAKEIDTEHILLALLRDEEGVAAQVLSMYDIDYKEAYEELKNIQQGKPSSYGRKRKKSKTPALDHFGRDLTEFARKGKLDPIIGRENEIERVSQILSRRKKNNPVLIGEPGVGKTAIAEGLAEKIVEGKVPQTLENKRIVTLDMASLVAGTKYRGQFEERMKAVMNEIINSKDVIIFIDELHTIVGAGGAEGSLDASNIFKPTLSRGEIQCIGATTLNEYRKYIEKDGALERRFQIVMVDPPSTQDTIKILQGLRQKYEEHHKIKINDEAIEAAVKLSDRYISGKFQPDKALDVIDEAGSRAHLSTYTKPPEFGELEQGILQLQKDKDLAVKNQEFERAAQLRDELKFKKEELESLKRKWEEEKSKEVVILTAEYIAQVVSKMTGIPVFRLEEKESKKLLRMEEEIKKRLVGQDEAVAAITKAIRRSRAGLGDPRRPIGSFIFLGPTGVGKTELARCLAAFLFEDEESLVRIDMSEYMEKFSISRLIGAPPGYVGYEEGGQLTEKVRRKPYSVVLLDEIEKAHPEVFNILLQMLDDGALTDSFGRRVDFKNTVIIMTSNMGTREIKSGKAMGFQKDDLVSSFEQMKHKITDELKRTFNPELLNRIDEVIIFKPLGMEEIMQIIEILLKDVSKRLSEKSISFELTDKAKVFLAEKGYNPTFGARPLKRAIQKYLEDPLAEEILKGQFKRDCQVAVDRGGDDSLSFSMKVREEGEIRKSLKS